In the genome of Ktedonobacteraceae bacterium, one region contains:
- the recN gene encoding DNA repair protein RecN has protein sequence MLLELTIKDFAIIDSLHLRLNRLFNVFTGETGAGKSIIIDAVSALLGGKIGAEFVRAGCERATVEGVFSIDALPPIRDDWQPFEAFLNEEHNGNRTMFEALDNAETQRAHFNHADNNSADAAVALATLLHEYDIEPEDGQLILSRDIFRSGRTVSRINGRAVAQHVLQQVASWLVDIHGQSEHMSLLRPEQHVNFLDRYAELLPLREQLGAKVTEWREARKKLAALRQTERDAVRRAEFLRFEIEEIEKAELEPGEVDELEAERKVLNNAERLRELCALIYGSIKGGDFAGDEYRPALDQLRPALRAMNELVRLDPTLQENETNLAEAIYRLEDVAASISSYESDIEDDPQRLSDIEERLDLINRLKRKYGATIEEILKRVDEDRAELETIVHRDELVANLEKQDTELRREIGRIAQQISERRREAAMQLSAAMEEQLDSLNMKRARFSVEIEQVPDENGVPASINGQPEQLYACDMTGIDRVQFLIAPNPGEPFKPLTKIASGGETSRLMLALKTILASADATPTLIFDEIDAGISGKSGQIVGEKLWQLTHNHQVICVTHLPQIAAFADMHYNVNKQIYGERTVTIVNELRPEQRVREIAHIMGGSVTEFSMKSAEELLARSYLWKEHWTKNRQEQ, from the coding sequence ATGTTATTAGAGTTAACCATCAAAGATTTTGCCATTATTGATAGCCTGCACTTGCGACTGAACCGCCTCTTCAATGTCTTCACCGGCGAAACGGGCGCGGGCAAGTCGATCATTATCGATGCCGTGAGCGCCCTGCTGGGCGGCAAGATCGGCGCGGAATTCGTGCGCGCCGGGTGCGAGCGTGCCACGGTCGAAGGCGTCTTCTCCATCGATGCCTTGCCCCCGATTCGTGATGACTGGCAGCCATTCGAAGCTTTCTTAAACGAAGAACACAATGGTAATCGCACGATGTTCGAGGCATTAGACAACGCCGAAACGCAGCGCGCGCACTTTAATCATGCTGATAACAATAGCGCTGATGCCGCCGTCGCTCTTGCCACACTGCTGCACGAATACGATATCGAACCTGAAGATGGGCAGTTGATCCTCTCACGCGATATCTTCCGCTCCGGGCGTACAGTTTCACGCATCAACGGGAGAGCCGTTGCCCAGCACGTACTCCAGCAGGTAGCCAGCTGGCTGGTCGATATTCATGGGCAGAGCGAGCATATGAGCCTGCTACGACCTGAACAGCACGTGAATTTTCTGGATCGCTACGCCGAACTTTTGCCCCTGCGCGAGCAACTCGGCGCGAAGGTAACGGAATGGCGCGAGGCTCGCAAGAAGCTGGCCGCGTTGCGGCAGACGGAGCGGGATGCTGTTCGCCGCGCCGAATTCTTGCGCTTCGAGATCGAGGAAATTGAAAAGGCCGAGCTGGAACCCGGCGAAGTCGACGAACTGGAAGCCGAACGCAAGGTACTCAACAACGCCGAGCGCTTGCGCGAACTATGCGCCCTCATCTATGGTTCCATCAAAGGTGGCGACTTTGCCGGCGATGAGTACCGCCCGGCGCTGGATCAACTGCGCCCCGCTTTGCGCGCTATGAACGAACTCGTGCGGCTCGATCCGACCCTGCAAGAAAACGAAACCAATCTCGCGGAAGCCATTTATCGCCTGGAAGATGTGGCCGCCAGTATCAGCAGCTACGAGAGCGATATCGAGGATGATCCGCAGCGATTGTCCGATATCGAAGAGCGACTCGACCTCATCAATCGTCTTAAGCGCAAATACGGCGCGACTATAGAAGAGATTCTCAAACGCGTCGATGAAGACCGCGCCGAACTTGAAACCATCGTCCACCGCGACGAGCTGGTCGCGAACCTGGAGAAGCAAGATACTGAATTGCGGCGCGAGATTGGCCGCATCGCCCAGCAAATCTCCGAGCGCAGGCGTGAGGCCGCCATGCAACTCTCTGCCGCCATGGAAGAGCAACTGGACAGCCTCAATATGAAACGCGCGCGTTTTTCCGTTGAAATCGAGCAGGTTCCCGATGAAAACGGCGTACCGGCCAGCATCAATGGTCAACCAGAACAGCTTTATGCCTGCGATATGACGGGTATCGACCGCGTGCAGTTCCTGATTGCGCCCAATCCCGGCGAACCATTTAAGCCGCTGACCAAAATTGCTTCCGGCGGTGAAACATCGCGCCTGATGCTCGCCCTTAAAACCATCCTCGCCTCGGCGGATGCCACTCCAACACTGATCTTTGACGAAATCGACGCCGGTATCAGCGGCAAAAGTGGTCAGATCGTGGGCGAGAAGTTGTGGCAATTGACCCACAACCACCAGGTGATCTGCGTCACACACCTTCCACAAATCGCCGCTTTTGCCGATATGCACTACAATGTCAATAAGCAGATCTATGGTGAGCGCACTGTCACTATCGTTAACGAACTGCGCCCCGAACAGCGCGTGCGCGAGATCGCGCATATCATGGGCGGTAGCGTGACCGAGTTTTCGATGAAGAGCGCCGAAGAATTGCTGGCAAGATCATATCTCTGGAAAGAGCATTGGACAAAAAACAGGCAGGAGCAATAA
- a CDS encoding FAD-dependent oxidoreductase, with the protein MPSIAIIGAGCSGLAAAHVLQDAGYTVTLFEQHNYAGGRVATGKREGFIYEYGAQYIKGGSPVSDSLILERFRAEDLIDIDKPVWIFDSQGHIQEGDPAQNIGPKWTYRSGLSTLPQRMAEGLDIRLRSHVSRIKPLAAGWSLAGEEGRPLGDYDQLLIALPTGEADALILCSKEDLKDDSTNWMYLVSVYLREGGSKPLLSVMLGYETRPEKRPYYALVNTDKKHPISWLAWEHEKSPERVPPGAGLLIAQMAPQFTLDHWNNKHEQTVEDVHQLVVELIDEPLDTPVFGDVYAWACALPVRKANADTINAIAFPHRLAFCGDGYVGGRVHLALENGIRVAHQIIQGHVEEKQE; encoded by the coding sequence ATGCCTTCTATCGCAATTATAGGCGCCGGATGCAGTGGCCTTGCCGCCGCCCATGTACTACAAGACGCCGGATACACCGTCACCCTCTTTGAACAACACAATTATGCTGGTGGGCGAGTCGCGACAGGTAAACGTGAGGGCTTCATTTATGAGTATGGAGCGCAATACATCAAAGGCGGCAGCCCGGTCAGCGATAGTTTGATTCTTGAACGTTTCCGCGCGGAAGATTTGATCGATATCGACAAACCCGTCTGGATTTTTGATAGCCAGGGACACATCCAGGAAGGCGATCCGGCGCAGAATATCGGCCCGAAGTGGACGTACCGCAGTGGCCTTTCTACCTTACCGCAACGTATGGCGGAAGGACTGGATATCCGCTTGAGGAGCCATGTTTCACGAATAAAACCCCTGGCGGCAGGTTGGAGCCTGGCCGGTGAAGAAGGCCGGCCTCTTGGAGACTACGATCAACTCCTGATTGCCCTGCCCACAGGTGAAGCCGATGCGCTTATCCTGTGCAGCAAAGAGGACCTGAAAGATGATTCAACGAACTGGATGTATCTCGTAAGTGTTTACCTGCGCGAGGGAGGCTCTAAACCGCTGCTTTCGGTGATGTTAGGATACGAGACAAGGCCCGAAAAGCGCCCCTATTATGCCCTGGTCAATACAGATAAGAAGCACCCCATCTCCTGGCTGGCCTGGGAGCATGAAAAGTCTCCTGAGCGAGTTCCACCGGGTGCGGGACTGTTGATAGCGCAGATGGCTCCTCAATTTACGCTCGACCATTGGAATAACAAGCACGAGCAAACCGTAGAGGATGTACACCAGCTGGTTGTCGAACTCATCGATGAGCCTCTGGACACGCCAGTTTTTGGTGATGTATATGCCTGGGCCTGCGCATTGCCGGTGAGAAAGGCTAACGCCGATACCATCAATGCTATAGCCTTTCCTCATCGCCTGGCTTTTTGTGGCGATGGCTACGTTGGTGGGCGCGTTCACCTGGCACTGGAAAACGGCATCAGGGTAGCACACCAGATTATTCAAGGGCACGTGGAAGAAAAACAGGAGTAA
- a CDS encoding NUDIX hydrolase has protein sequence MFPTLPPSTQDELEQLAQRYGRPLVHDAVLDTPGMFDPLNRTDRFGEVCMVVRRRNGNLLAIKKTFYPPGAYRLPTGGINHGEHILDALRRETYEETGLEVNVTRFLAAVAYHVGSSEANPLFYTFAFLLDEISGLLQVVDENERIEAFREVKPADLLLMADYLNGIGTQHSSEINGDWRDWGRFRAVIHRLVWEALKAA, from the coding sequence GTGTTTCCCACGCTTCCGCCATCCACTCAAGATGAGCTTGAACAGTTAGCGCAGCGTTATGGGCGTCCACTGGTACATGACGCTGTGCTTGATACACCCGGCATGTTCGACCCGCTGAACCGTACTGATCGCTTCGGAGAAGTATGCATGGTCGTGCGTCGCAGGAACGGCAATTTGCTCGCCATCAAGAAAACCTTTTATCCGCCCGGAGCCTACCGGTTGCCGACCGGAGGAATCAATCACGGAGAACATATCCTGGATGCATTGCGACGTGAAACATACGAGGAAACCGGTCTTGAAGTCAACGTTACCCGGTTCCTGGCCGCGGTAGCATATCACGTTGGAAGTAGCGAAGCGAACCCGCTATTTTACACATTTGCGTTTCTGCTGGACGAAATAAGTGGTTTGCTGCAAGTCGTCGATGAAAATGAACGCATAGAGGCCTTTCGCGAGGTAAAGCCTGCCGACCTGTTGCTCATGGCTGATTACCTCAATGGTATAGGAACACAACATAGCAGCGAAATCAATGGCGACTGGAGAGATTGGGGGCGCTTCCGGGCCGTAATTCACAGGCTGGTATGGGAAGCCCTCAAGGCCGCGTAA
- a CDS encoding glycosyltransferase 87 family protein, which produces MEQVPVLTRSDQLEKQENASNEKFRWMRHFFTEDVSAGNRSLIDLQRRATWIGIACVLQAIDQIDSNWYLQFLPFLRPIIHIYPVFLILGSFFAMWQALRPAKQKKQAERPVRRPQRWQRIALICILLAAIGGVFEFSLATVTSFMSPQYSNDGTSLDTNAAALLLEGRNPYTDSDIVHLVRAFEIQPDWTTPLREGQFAGRLAYPSPSEMRTVLDTDLKAGSAPEFESKVSYPALSFLSLLPFIALGIYNVLIFYVACYLVLVAIAWKLVRPELRPWVLLLALANVGMLSSVAGGNLDIFNIVLIVFAWLLRERKWSSAVFLGLAIATKQPSWLIAPFYAIMIWRHYDFKEAVRRLSIAGVVALAINLPFILWDPHAWLAGVLAPVADPMFPLGDGLISLSFASILPFFPSWVYDILEFSTMIACLVWYWRLSKQRPEAALVFAFMPLFFAWRSLPSYFYCSAFPLFIMLTSNGLARLRGEASQSLSLPFGYGGRTVNDLAGSVGMHAAVQYPGMIRNLR; this is translated from the coding sequence ATGGAGCAAGTACCTGTCTTAACACGGTCAGATCAATTAGAAAAGCAAGAGAACGCCAGTAATGAGAAGTTTCGCTGGATGCGACATTTCTTTACAGAAGATGTATCAGCAGGTAACCGTTCGCTTATCGACCTGCAGCGACGAGCTACCTGGATAGGAATCGCGTGCGTTCTTCAGGCAATCGATCAAATTGACTCCAACTGGTATCTGCAATTTTTACCTTTCCTGCGCCCCATCATCCATATTTACCCCGTCTTTCTAATCCTTGGCAGCTTTTTTGCCATGTGGCAGGCATTACGCCCCGCGAAGCAAAAAAAGCAGGCCGAACGCCCTGTCCGCCGTCCTCAGCGCTGGCAGCGTATTGCCCTGATATGCATATTGCTGGCAGCGATTGGAGGCGTATTCGAATTTTCACTCGCAACCGTAACCAGCTTTATGTCTCCTCAGTATTCTAATGATGGGACTTCGCTTGATACAAATGCTGCCGCCCTCCTTTTAGAGGGGCGCAATCCCTACACCGATTCAGATATCGTCCACCTGGTGCGCGCATTTGAAATCCAGCCGGATTGGACAACACCTTTGCGCGAAGGACAGTTTGCCGGACGGCTGGCATATCCATCCCCCAGCGAAATGCGAACCGTGCTGGACACGGACTTGAAAGCAGGAAGCGCCCCTGAATTCGAATCGAAGGTCAGTTATCCTGCCCTGTCTTTCCTGTCACTTCTTCCATTTATCGCGCTTGGTATATATAACGTCCTCATCTTCTATGTTGCGTGCTACCTGGTGCTGGTGGCAATTGCCTGGAAGCTGGTACGCCCGGAACTGCGTCCCTGGGTATTGCTACTGGCATTGGCCAATGTGGGGATGTTATCTTCGGTTGCGGGTGGAAATCTCGATATCTTTAATATCGTATTGATTGTGTTTGCCTGGCTCTTGAGGGAGCGGAAATGGAGTTCAGCGGTTTTCCTCGGCCTGGCTATTGCGACCAAGCAACCTTCCTGGCTCATCGCTCCGTTCTATGCAATCATGATCTGGCGCCACTATGATTTCAAGGAAGCGGTACGCCGCCTGTCTATTGCCGGCGTCGTCGCCCTTGCTATCAATCTGCCTTTCATTCTTTGGGACCCACATGCCTGGCTCGCTGGTGTTCTGGCCCCGGTTGCCGATCCGATGTTCCCTCTGGGAGATGGTTTGATCAGCCTCAGCTTTGCCTCGATCCTACCCTTTTTCCCATCCTGGGTTTACGATATCCTCGAGTTCTCTACGATGATTGCATGTCTCGTATGGTACTGGCGTCTAAGCAAGCAGCGTCCTGAAGCGGCCCTGGTATTTGCCTTTATGCCGCTGTTTTTCGCGTGGCGCAGCCTGCCCTCTTACTTTTACTGCTCGGCCTTCCCGCTGTTTATCATGTTGACATCCAATGGGCTGGCTCGACTGCGTGGAGAAGCCAGTCAATCACTATCTCTGCCATTTGGTTATGGCGGGCGAACAGTAAACGATTTAGCGGGTAGTGTCGGTATGCATGCGGCAGTCCAATATCCAGGAATGATACGCAATTTGCGTTAA
- a CDS encoding ferritin-like domain-containing protein: MSQQPDETTVEEMQRFYTLAKRQAWKVEQLSWGQLPPIPEKQASQEKAARRREIWVSVVTQQLQADMLASQAAVQLLTGAPDMAGKLYYSTMMQDEARHAEAWLKLTQEVGGTGEPDPYLEKLGKLTLESDSIEEKVWLLQVIYEGLVIDRFHQIAAAAPGTILGEICKRLAIDDGIHHGAGVAYEQFLLQQASPHTKRAIERVSQEVWPLFLEHLMWRPRARSWINTTMSARDMKMIQESIVQAQKLAAKIGLDIGTPPIY; encoded by the coding sequence ATGAGCCAACAACCAGATGAGACAACTGTTGAAGAAATGCAACGTTTCTATACGTTGGCAAAGCGTCAAGCCTGGAAGGTAGAACAGCTATCATGGGGCCAGTTGCCGCCTATACCTGAGAAGCAAGCATCGCAGGAGAAGGCTGCTCGCCGCCGGGAGATATGGGTTTCAGTCGTAACCCAGCAATTACAGGCTGATATGCTGGCATCTCAGGCCGCGGTTCAATTGCTGACAGGGGCGCCTGATATGGCAGGGAAGCTCTATTATTCGACGATGATGCAAGATGAGGCTCGTCACGCGGAGGCCTGGCTCAAGCTGACGCAGGAAGTGGGAGGTACGGGTGAGCCTGATCCTTATCTTGAGAAACTGGGCAAACTGACGCTAGAATCAGATAGCATTGAGGAGAAAGTGTGGCTGCTGCAGGTCATCTATGAAGGATTGGTCATTGATCGTTTCCATCAGATCGCGGCGGCGGCGCCAGGTACTATTCTCGGTGAGATTTGCAAGCGGTTGGCGATTGACGATGGAATTCATCACGGGGCCGGTGTAGCGTATGAGCAATTCTTACTACAACAGGCCTCCCCTCATACGAAACGTGCCATTGAACGCGTGAGCCAGGAAGTATGGCCATTATTTCTGGAGCATCTTATGTGGCGTCCGAGAGCGCGTTCCTGGATCAACACCACTATGAGCGCGCGTGATATGAAAATGATTCAAGAGTCAATTGTGCAGGCACAGAAACTGGCAGCCAAAATAGGTCTGGACATTGGAACGCCTCCCATTTATTAA
- a CDS encoding PadR family transcriptional regulator, whose amino-acid sequence MFGERFAFGFEGSGDESWTPPWLRSEGRPDRGPRFFAMHRGRGPFGHGPFSPGGSFGPGGEGSRFFGRGDMKFALLQLLQERPMHGYEMMKALEEKSGGFYTPSPGSIYPTLQMLEDRGFVTSSEVEGKRVYSITDSGRSMLAERRSDEEGFAGPPWMRGRGPGGHGQRPEMRALRSEAAEVGRLFAIAGRMSLQNPEKLARLRTIIERTRKELSDLIYNTDSQHGQ is encoded by the coding sequence ATGTTCGGTGAACGTTTTGCTTTTGGATTTGAGGGATCAGGAGATGAATCCTGGACGCCTCCATGGTTACGGTCCGAGGGCCGCCCGGATCGAGGCCCCCGTTTCTTCGCTATGCACCGGGGACGTGGCCCATTTGGTCATGGCCCGTTTAGTCCTGGAGGTTCCTTTGGTCCTGGCGGAGAAGGAAGCCGCTTCTTTGGCCGGGGTGATATGAAGTTTGCCCTGCTGCAGCTCTTGCAAGAGCGCCCTATGCATGGCTATGAAATGATGAAAGCCCTTGAGGAAAAGTCGGGTGGGTTCTATACCCCCAGCCCTGGATCAATTTATCCCACGCTGCAAATGTTGGAAGATCGTGGGTTCGTCACCTCTAGTGAGGTCGAAGGCAAGCGAGTATATAGTATAACCGATTCCGGCCGTTCCATGCTAGCCGAACGGCGGAGCGACGAAGAAGGATTCGCAGGCCCTCCCTGGATGCGAGGTCGAGGCCCCGGTGGGCATGGTCAGCGCCCGGAAATGAGAGCATTGCGCAGTGAAGCGGCGGAAGTGGGGCGCTTGTTTGCCATCGCCGGCAGGATGTCCCTACAAAACCCGGAGAAACTGGCCCGACTGCGCACTATCATTGAACGCACACGTAAAGAATTAAGTGACTTGATCTATAACACTGATTCGCAGCACGGGCAGTAA
- a CDS encoding tetratricopeptide repeat protein — MSQMQEMELMLLRARLNIQEGRPEDALTALETIQTDDPEKQREIAYLCAWCYHQQGKWTEAVRYLSQYTPNDIEDNWNDADHNERERRAFYLLWLGNVAVNLSHYADASRHYEQCLKILRERRVHLPRVLLKARCGLGLTSTMNGFYLAAIQHYEDALQLIKDDLESEDATEIYYGLADAYRLAGKFEQAYTYGKMALRLYEKRSQRYWEGRMHNLLGRICFQMGQYQDASDHYMEALSAATLDNSPGMMMINFVALADLRLSEERLEEALRFCQRAREAGARVNDEHLCGLMYLVCGKVVHAQAEQTEGARHQELLEESIQYFEQALEQLSRTQATTNLAELHGWLAKVYEELGRHQDAVEHWKHAYSSLSTSKGPSWWY; from the coding sequence ATGTCACAGATGCAAGAAATGGAGTTGATGCTTCTACGCGCTCGCCTCAACATTCAAGAAGGGCGACCGGAAGACGCTTTGACCGCACTCGAAACCATTCAGACCGATGATCCCGAAAAACAGCGAGAAATTGCCTATTTATGTGCCTGGTGCTACCACCAGCAGGGAAAATGGACTGAAGCAGTTCGTTATCTTTCTCAGTATACTCCGAACGACATCGAAGATAACTGGAACGATGCAGATCATAACGAGCGTGAGCGTCGTGCTTTCTATCTTCTCTGGCTCGGAAATGTTGCCGTCAACCTTTCGCATTATGCCGATGCTTCTCGTCATTACGAGCAATGTCTCAAAATTTTGCGTGAGCGTCGCGTTCATCTTCCCAGGGTCCTGCTGAAAGCTCGCTGCGGGCTTGGCCTGACCTCCACCATGAACGGGTTTTATCTTGCCGCTATCCAGCACTACGAAGATGCGCTCCAGCTCATTAAGGATGATCTGGAGAGCGAAGACGCCACCGAGATCTACTATGGACTCGCCGATGCCTACCGCTTAGCAGGGAAGTTTGAGCAGGCCTATACTTATGGTAAGATGGCACTGCGGCTCTATGAAAAAAGGTCCCAGCGCTATTGGGAAGGACGCATGCACAACCTGCTTGGCCGCATTTGTTTCCAGATGGGCCAGTATCAGGACGCGAGCGACCATTATATGGAAGCGCTCTCCGCTGCGACCCTTGATAACTCCCCTGGCATGATGATGATCAACTTCGTCGCTCTCGCCGACCTGCGCCTGTCTGAAGAACGTCTTGAAGAGGCTTTGCGATTCTGTCAACGCGCTCGCGAAGCAGGTGCGCGTGTGAACGACGAACACCTCTGCGGCCTCATGTACCTCGTCTGTGGTAAGGTAGTCCACGCACAGGCCGAGCAGACCGAAGGCGCGCGCCATCAAGAGCTCCTGGAGGAATCTATCCAATACTTCGAGCAGGCCCTGGAGCAACTTTCCCGCACTCAGGCAACCACCAACCTTGCCGAATTGCATGGCTGGTTGGCCAAAGTCTATGAAGAGTTGGGACGGCATCAAGATGCGGTTGAGCACTGGAAACATGCCTACTCCTCGCTCTCCACTTCAAAAGGCCCATCCTGGTGGTACTAG
- a CDS encoding alkaline phosphatase family protein, translated as MSLCGYRKLQADRTRDRWLIGITYRCTQWADNAIKEHGNWAAVAFYTVVKYACLIFANLVNLFWLLGIQLAFIICQIFVHGKKKPDRIKHVFVLMLENRSFDHLLGFSNIRGTDAGTGQPTAIDGLDPARDWNLDPRGNKIAVSSPADWSMPHDPGHEFSDVKMQLCGLKGTYPQIDNSGFVLDYATVDTEHPGEIMKCFAPEQLPVLTTLAREFAVCDRWFSSMPGPTWPNRFFIHAASSGGLDHSPSNADMASSILFNGFTFDNGTIYDELDDEGFSWTIYKGDLFPQALAISGMTVRLAEGRFREFEDFSKDVQNADYGTSYAFIEPDYRVLSDFVCGNSQHPLDDITRGEALIKSTYEAIRNSPHWEDSVLIITYDEHGGFYDHVPPPQAVAPGDKPTNPENNRSSFDFKQLGVRVPAIIISPLIPKNTIDHTVYDHTSVLATVENIFGLQPLTERDKQANSLNHLFSLDAPRTDAPVTLPNPASSGIACADEPVERLATRQLVENPAKAAAPPDPAMQGFLHVAFLRDLHTTPATERQRRAVNFLSIHTQGAAKHYMMEVHQKVRSQQQPPA; from the coding sequence GTGTCGCTTTGCGGATATCGTAAATTGCAGGCTGACCGCACTCGAGATCGCTGGTTGATCGGAATTACGTATAGATGCACGCAGTGGGCAGACAACGCCATCAAGGAGCATGGAAACTGGGCCGCTGTGGCGTTCTACACTGTTGTTAAGTATGCCTGCCTCATTTTCGCGAACCTGGTCAACCTTTTCTGGCTGCTCGGCATACAACTGGCATTTATCATCTGCCAAATTTTCGTACACGGCAAGAAGAAACCCGACCGCATCAAACATGTGTTTGTGTTGATGCTGGAAAACAGGTCCTTTGATCATTTGCTCGGCTTCTCCAATATTCGTGGAACCGACGCCGGGACCGGGCAGCCTACTGCTATCGATGGGCTGGACCCGGCGCGGGATTGGAATCTTGACCCGCGTGGCAATAAGATCGCTGTTTCCTCTCCTGCCGACTGGTCGATGCCGCATGATCCTGGGCACGAGTTCAGTGATGTCAAGATGCAGCTCTGCGGACTTAAGGGCACTTATCCTCAGATCGATAATAGCGGCTTCGTGCTGGATTATGCTACCGTCGATACGGAACATCCCGGCGAGATCATGAAATGTTTTGCGCCGGAGCAACTGCCTGTGCTTACGACTCTGGCGCGAGAATTTGCCGTGTGCGATCGCTGGTTTTCCTCTATGCCCGGCCCGACATGGCCCAATCGTTTCTTTATTCATGCCGCATCATCAGGCGGACTCGATCATAGTCCCTCAAATGCGGATATGGCGAGTTCCATACTCTTCAACGGCTTTACATTTGACAATGGCACCATTTACGATGAGCTTGACGACGAGGGGTTCAGCTGGACTATCTATAAGGGTGACCTGTTTCCCCAGGCGCTGGCAATCAGCGGGATGACGGTGCGGCTTGCCGAGGGTCGCTTTCGCGAATTCGAGGACTTTAGTAAGGATGTGCAGAATGCTGATTATGGCACGTCCTACGCCTTTATCGAACCGGATTATCGTGTTTTATCAGACTTTGTGTGCGGCAATTCACAGCATCCCCTGGACGATATTACGCGGGGCGAAGCGCTCATAAAAAGCACGTATGAGGCCATTCGTAACTCACCGCACTGGGAAGATAGCGTCCTGATCATCACCTACGATGAACATGGCGGATTCTACGATCACGTGCCGCCACCGCAGGCGGTAGCTCCCGGCGATAAACCGACCAACCCTGAGAACAATCGCTCCTCATTTGATTTTAAGCAGCTTGGTGTGCGCGTTCCTGCCATCATCATATCGCCTCTTATTCCCAAAAATACCATCGACCATACCGTTTATGACCATACTTCGGTACTTGCTACCGTGGAGAACATTTTTGGCCTGCAGCCGTTAACGGAGCGCGATAAGCAAGCGAACTCACTCAATCACCTCTTCTCCCTGGATGCGCCGCGAACCGATGCGCCTGTAACTTTACCCAATCCTGCTTCTTCAGGAATAGCTTGTGCAGACGAGCCAGTTGAACGACTGGCCACAAGACAACTCGTTGAAAATCCTGCTAAAGCGGCAGCGCCCCCCGATCCCGCGATGCAAGGATTCCTGCATGTAGCCTTCTTACGTGATTTACACACGACTCCCGCGACAGAAAGGCAGCGACGGGCCGTAAACTTTTTGAGCATTCACACACAGGGGGCGGCAAAACATTATATGATGGAAGTTCACCAGAAGGTCAGGTCACAACAGCAACCACCGGCATAA